A stretch of Caenibius tardaugens NBRC 16725 DNA encodes these proteins:
- a CDS encoding DUF736 domain-containing protein: MATIGTFTQAGNGSFSGTIKTLTLNAKATLRPIEKESDKAPDFRLVVGTVECGAGWKKTSRENRDYISVKLDDPTFAAPIYATLVETETPGEYALIWSR; this comes from the coding sequence ATGGCCACCATCGGCACCTTCACCCAGGCGGGCAACGGCTCCTTCAGCGGAACCATCAAGACGCTCACCCTCAACGCAAAGGCCACCCTCCGTCCGATCGAGAAGGAGAGCGATAAGGCCCCCGATTTTCGTCTCGTGGTCGGCACGGTCGAGTGCGGCGCGGGATGGAAGAAGACCAGCCGCGAGAACCGCGACTACATCTCGGTCAAGCTGGACGATCCGACCTTCGCGGCTCCGATCTACGCCACTCTGGTCGAAACCGAGACCCCCGGCGAATACGCTCTCATCTGGTCGCGCTGA
- a CDS encoding transcriptional regulator domain-containing protein produces the protein MPTPPGRRQRRAGGLSDALGRADLAAEFLRRNRTYRAEHTQMQQRIASGAVAKNAAETAFARRWGLSFRHGAG, from the coding sequence ATGCCGACGCCACCTGGGCGTCGCCAGCGGCGCGCCGGCGGACTGTCCGACGCCCTCGGGCGCGCCGATTTAGCAGCTGAGTTCCTACGCCGAAACCGCACCTATCGCGCCGAACACACGCAGATGCAGCAGCGCATCGCGAGCGGCGCCGTCGCGAAGAACGCCGCCGAGACGGCGTTCGCGCGGCGCTGGGGGTTGTCCTTTCGCCACGGCGCCGGATGA
- a CDS encoding DUF736 domain-containing protein: MQIGSFFRTAKGYEGIIETATLDIRISIVPAEQSDADKAPDWRVHRGDDGEGPEIGAGWNETGERAGDYVSLRIDDPAFAQPLRAALFQSTADKSAWSLRWNRQPKSREQD, from the coding sequence ATGCAGATCGGCAGCTTCTTCCGCACCGCCAAAGGCTACGAAGGCATCATCGAGACGGCGACGCTCGACATCCGTATCTCGATCGTTCCGGCCGAGCAGAGCGACGCCGACAAGGCGCCGGACTGGCGCGTCCATCGCGGCGATGACGGCGAAGGCCCGGAGATCGGCGCCGGCTGGAATGAGACCGGCGAACGCGCCGGGGATTACGTCTCGCTGCGCATCGACGACCCCGCCTTCGCGCAGCCGCTTCGCGCCGCGCTGTTCCAGAGCACCGCCGACAAGTCGGCTTGGTCGCTGCGCTGGAACCGTCAGCCGAAGTCGCGCGAGCAGGATTGA
- a CDS encoding DNA -binding domain-containing protein, with protein MVKMGFDECAPDSQQLTSYDEGHLADYLRLLDANADGTDWREAAGLIFGIDAAVEPDRAKTMHDTHLARARWITEVGYAHLLGCQPPLNR; from the coding sequence ATGGTCAAGATGGGATTCGATGAATGCGCGCCTGATTCGCAGCAGCTCACCAGCTATGACGAGGGTCATTTGGCGGACTATCTGCGCTTGTTAGATGCTAACGCAGATGGAACCGATTGGCGCGAGGCAGCGGGACTGATTTTCGGCATCGACGCCGCCGTGGAGCCGGATCGTGCGAAGACGATGCATGACACTCATCTAGCTCGCGCGCGGTGGATAACAGAGGTGGGATATGCTCATCTGCTCGGCTGTCAGCCCCCGCTAAACCGTTAA
- a CDS encoding caspase family protein, whose product MRKALIVGIDHYDHIGGLSGCVNDAHSVKSVLERHADGTVNFATPMLLTGTSATDRVEKGRLKDAVRELFADDSEIALFYFAGHGYIEDTGGFLCGTECKSGDDGLSLSELMTLAGKSPAKNKIVILDSCHSGVAGTRPEQMIAEVKEGMTILTASTAEQYAMEVPGGGAGVFTSLFVDALGGAAANLLGDVTPGSVYAHIDQSLGPWAQRPMFKTNVKTFVSLRKAAAPIPLADLQVLATYFPRPDYDFPLDPSYEPERTEEQKADPNLPPPDPQKNAVFAVLQRYVKVNLVRPVGEAHMWHAAMNSKSCELTVLGQHYRQLVADGLI is encoded by the coding sequence GTGCGTAAGGCTCTCATTGTCGGTATCGACCACTACGACCACATTGGCGGCCTGAGTGGTTGCGTAAATGACGCTCACTCGGTGAAAAGCGTGCTCGAACGGCATGCCGACGGCACTGTCAATTTCGCCACGCCGATGTTGCTGACTGGAACCAGCGCGACGGATCGAGTCGAAAAGGGGCGGCTCAAGGACGCGGTTAGAGAACTATTTGCTGACGATTCGGAAATCGCGCTCTTCTATTTTGCCGGTCATGGCTACATTGAAGATACTGGCGGTTTTCTGTGTGGCACGGAATGCAAGTCTGGCGACGATGGTCTCTCGCTCTCCGAGTTGATGACTCTCGCAGGGAAGTCTCCCGCAAAGAACAAGATCGTCATTCTCGATAGTTGCCACAGTGGCGTTGCAGGCACGCGGCCGGAGCAGATGATTGCCGAAGTGAAGGAAGGCATGACCATTCTGACGGCTTCAACCGCAGAGCAATATGCGATGGAAGTTCCCGGAGGTGGGGCCGGTGTCTTCACGAGCCTATTCGTCGATGCACTCGGCGGTGCGGCTGCAAATCTACTTGGCGACGTAACGCCCGGCAGCGTCTATGCGCATATCGATCAATCTCTTGGCCCTTGGGCACAACGCCCTATGTTCAAGACCAATGTGAAGACCTTCGTGTCATTGCGTAAGGCTGCAGCACCGATCCCGCTTGCGGATTTGCAAGTGCTGGCGACATATTTCCCCCGCCCGGACTATGATTTTCCCCTAGATCCCAGCTACGAGCCGGAACGCACGGAGGAACAGAAGGCTGACCCAAATCTACCGCCACCAGACCCCCAAAAGAACGCGGTCTTTGCGGTGTTACAGCGCTATGTGAAGGTAAATTTGGTTCGTCCGGTCGGGGAAGCCCACATGTGGCACGCAGCGATGAACAGCAAGTCCTGCGAGTTGACGGTTCTCGGACAGCATTATCGGCAGCTTGTCGCTGACGGGCTCATCTAA
- a CDS encoding helix-turn-helix transcriptional regulator: MSDTPPNLPPRFLRTPEAARFLGLSGRTLEKHRYFGTGPAYRRIGGRVVYSVDDLRAWADIGIKHSTSDPGQDDLMPRADSAIARSRR, encoded by the coding sequence TTGTCCGATACGCCTCCCAATCTGCCGCCCCGCTTCCTGCGCACGCCGGAAGCCGCGCGGTTTCTCGGCCTCTCCGGCCGGACCCTCGAAAAGCACCGCTATTTCGGGACCGGCCCTGCCTACCGCCGGATCGGCGGGCGGGTGGTCTATTCGGTCGATGACCTGCGCGCCTGGGCCGACATCGGCATCAAGCACTCGACCTCCGATCCGGGGCAGGACGACCTCATGCCGCGTGCGGATTCGGCCATCGCTCGGAGCCGGCGATGA
- a CDS encoding lytic transglycosylase domain-containing protein, whose protein sequence is MRFPIIPLFAGKPSHPSVPLGRRPAGARSEGQGRPKAGAPRAPLSVASTLAGWRRSGVGSAVAPAVMLLSGGVASVPAVAQEVPAARSAAVHPYAGHVAGAARRFGIPEAWIWAVMRVESGGNARAVSRAGAMGLMQIMPATWAGLRTRYGLGSDPFDVRDNIMAGAAYLREMHDRYGNASAMLAAYNAGPGRYDDFVSRGRPLPPETVGYLAQLAPITGASSAVEAATTATPDPFAWRRAALFVRTASAASEAVVGQSDGEEAASELPTDRPTSGGVRAADPSANEPRETLFVSRARAGRPQ, encoded by the coding sequence GTGCGCTTCCCCATAATCCCTTTGTTCGCGGGAAAACCGTCTCATCCCTCCGTCCCGCTCGGTCGCAGGCCGGCCGGCGCGCGCAGCGAAGGTCAAGGGCGGCCAAAGGCCGGCGCTCCGCGCGCACCCTTGAGCGTAGCGAGCACGCTGGCAGGCTGGCGGCGGAGTGGAGTGGGATCGGCAGTGGCGCCTGCCGTCATGCTGCTGTCCGGCGGCGTCGCGTCTGTCCCGGCGGTGGCGCAGGAAGTGCCGGCGGCGCGATCGGCGGCCGTCCATCCCTATGCCGGTCATGTCGCCGGGGCCGCGCGGCGGTTCGGCATCCCGGAAGCGTGGATATGGGCGGTGATGCGCGTCGAGAGCGGCGGCAATGCCCGCGCCGTATCGCGCGCCGGGGCGATGGGCTTGATGCAGATCATGCCCGCGACCTGGGCGGGGCTTCGCACCCGCTACGGCCTCGGCTCCGATCCGTTCGACGTGCGCGATAACATCATGGCGGGCGCGGCCTATCTGCGCGAGATGCACGACCGCTACGGCAACGCCAGCGCTATGCTGGCGGCCTATAATGCGGGACCGGGCCGCTACGACGACTTCGTGTCGCGCGGCCGTCCGCTGCCGCCCGAGACGGTCGGCTATCTGGCCCAGCTCGCGCCGATCACGGGCGCATCGAGCGCGGTGGAGGCGGCGACCACTGCTACGCCTGATCCGTTCGCATGGCGTCGTGCAGCGCTGTTCGTCCGCACCGCTAGCGCCGCTTCGGAAGCTGTCGTCGGGCAGTCGGACGGAGAAGAAGCCGCGTCCGAGCTGCCAACCGACCGGCCGACATCTGGCGGCGTTCGCGCTGCCGATCCGTCCGCCAATGAGCCGCGCGAAACGCTGTTCGTGTCCCGCGCCCGCGCGGGCCGACCGCAATGA
- a CDS encoding TIR domain-containing protein gives MADKKVVFIAFAIEDERQRDFLKGQSLHPRAPYEFIDMSVKQAYDNDWKTKVRTRIRRSDGVIVLVSKNSLTSSGQKWEIQCAQEEGKPIRGIYAYSNDRTSLAGVTTYVWSDTNISGFIDSL, from the coding sequence ATGGCTGACAAGAAAGTGGTGTTCATCGCGTTCGCAATCGAAGACGAACGCCAGCGGGATTTCTTGAAGGGGCAGTCGCTTCATCCCCGCGCTCCGTATGAGTTCATCGACATGTCGGTGAAGCAGGCTTACGACAATGATTGGAAGACGAAGGTGCGCACTCGCATCCGTCGTTCAGACGGTGTGATCGTCCTCGTAAGCAAAAACTCGCTGACTTCGAGCGGCCAAAAATGGGAGATTCAGTGCGCTCAGGAAGAGGGTAAGCCTATTCGAGGCATCTACGCCTACTCCAATGACCGGACCAGTCTGGCGGGCGTGACCACGTACGTCTGGAGCGACACGAATATCAGCGGCTTCATCGACTCGCTTTGA
- a CDS encoding ParB/RepB/Spo0J family partition protein: protein MNAVTEILAAEPVSGVEIFVPLAKLKKSPRNARKVPHGEAAIEALAASIQHKGLIQNLVVEPETKEDGTPTGNYLVTAGEGRRLAMLLRAKRKQIKKSEVVRCWLDTANDPSEISLDENVTRTPMHPADQFERFRELSESKGYGVEEIGARFGVSAGVVKQRLRLGAVSPKLLQVYREDGLTLDQLMAFAITEDHDRQEQVFANLHHNREPWIIRRDMTASNVVAEDRRAIFVGAEAYAEAGGNIIRDLFSEDRGGFFEDAGLLDTLAVEKLREVAERVQAEGWKWAEAHIDYPHAHGMRRFYPQTVALSDEEEARVDEAWAEYDQIVDGYDSLDEMPEDLAAKARALDAEMDALSAKRSAYDPNVIANGGAFVVLQHDGTVRVERGFVRAEDEALADPQPEPEEGDATEPQMGDDEQPEDGDEDVQDADEDEDPGKPISDSLTRDLSAYRTLALRVALAEQPDMALIALTHTLTAQLFYSYAEAGCLEVRPTVTPLGSHADGIEDTPLAARASEQHEAWAERMPRDVADLWGFIVGLDEAKRIALLAHCAARTVNALRLPWDRKPRSLQTADRLADALALDVAKDWTPTVDSYLGRVTKAHIVDAVTEGVSEDAARRIADMKKPDMAQAAEQLLSGTGWLPAVLRTPEPEGADPAPAEPEDADSVEQPPEVEDSEASFAVAAE from the coding sequence ATGAACGCTGTTACCGAAATCCTAGCCGCCGAGCCTGTGTCGGGCGTCGAGATTTTCGTGCCGCTCGCCAAGCTCAAGAAGTCCCCGCGCAATGCCCGCAAGGTGCCGCATGGGGAAGCCGCTATCGAGGCGCTGGCCGCTTCGATCCAGCACAAGGGGCTGATCCAGAACCTTGTCGTAGAGCCGGAAACCAAGGAGGACGGGACGCCGACCGGCAACTATCTCGTTACCGCTGGTGAAGGCCGCAGGCTGGCGATGTTGCTGCGCGCCAAGCGCAAGCAGATCAAGAAGTCGGAAGTCGTGCGCTGCTGGCTCGATACCGCCAACGATCCGTCCGAAATCAGTCTGGACGAGAACGTGACCCGGACCCCTATGCACCCCGCCGACCAGTTCGAGCGGTTCCGCGAACTGTCCGAAAGCAAGGGCTATGGCGTGGAAGAAATCGGCGCGCGGTTTGGCGTGTCGGCTGGCGTGGTGAAGCAGCGGCTTCGCCTTGGCGCTGTCTCGCCCAAGCTGTTGCAGGTCTATCGGGAGGACGGTCTTACGCTGGATCAGCTTATGGCCTTCGCTATCACCGAGGACCATGACCGGCAGGAGCAGGTTTTCGCCAACCTGCATCACAACCGCGAACCGTGGATCATCCGGCGCGACATGACCGCAAGCAATGTCGTGGCAGAGGACCGGCGCGCGATATTCGTCGGAGCCGAAGCTTACGCGGAAGCGGGCGGCAACATCATCCGCGACCTGTTCAGCGAGGATCGTGGCGGGTTCTTCGAGGATGCGGGTTTGCTCGATACGCTCGCCGTCGAGAAATTGCGCGAAGTTGCCGAGCGCGTTCAGGCCGAGGGCTGGAAATGGGCCGAGGCGCATATCGACTATCCCCACGCCCACGGGATGCGGCGCTTCTATCCGCAGACCGTCGCCCTGTCCGACGAGGAGGAGGCGCGGGTCGATGAGGCATGGGCCGAGTACGACCAGATCGTCGACGGCTATGACTCGCTGGATGAAATGCCCGAGGATTTGGCGGCGAAAGCCCGTGCGCTGGACGCCGAAATGGACGCCCTGTCCGCCAAGCGTTCCGCCTACGACCCCAATGTGATCGCCAATGGCGGTGCGTTCGTCGTACTTCAACATGACGGCACGGTCAGGGTCGAGCGCGGTTTCGTGCGGGCCGAGGACGAGGCGTTGGCGGACCCCCAGCCGGAGCCGGAAGAAGGCGATGCGACCGAGCCGCAGATGGGCGACGACGAGCAGCCGGAGGACGGCGACGAGGACGTGCAGGATGCCGACGAGGACGAAGACCCGGGCAAGCCGATTTCCGACAGCCTCACCCGTGACCTGTCCGCCTATCGGACGCTGGCGCTTCGCGTGGCGCTGGCCGAGCAGCCCGATATGGCCCTGATCGCGCTGACCCACACGCTGACCGCGCAACTTTTCTACAGCTATGCGGAGGCCGGTTGCCTTGAGGTTCGTCCGACCGTGACCCCCTTGGGGAGCCATGCGGACGGGATCGAGGACACGCCATTGGCGGCACGGGCGAGCGAGCAGCACGAGGCATGGGCCGAGCGGATGCCGCGCGACGTGGCGGACCTGTGGGGCTTCATCGTCGGGCTGGACGAGGCGAAGCGGATTGCGTTGCTGGCGCATTGCGCGGCTCGCACCGTCAACGCTCTGCGGTTGCCGTGGGACCGCAAGCCCCGGTCGCTGCAAACGGCGGACAGGCTGGCGGACGCGCTGGCGCTGGACGTGGCGAAGGACTGGACGCCGACCGTGGACAGCTACCTTGGCCGCGTCACCAAGGCGCATATCGTGGACGCTGTGACCGAAGGCGTGTCCGAGGACGCCGCTCGCCGCATCGCGGACATGAAGAAGCCGGACATGGCGCAAGCCGCCGAGCAGCTTCTTTCCGGGACCGGCTGGCTTCCTGCCGTGCTGCGGACGCCCGAACCGGAGGGAGCGGACCCCGCGCCTGCGGAGCCGGAGGACGCGGATAGCGTGGAGCAGCCGCCCGAAGTGGAGGACAGCGAAGCATCCTTTGCTGTCGCCGCCGAATAG
- a CDS encoding DUF932 domain-containing protein, translating into MCHQLATRFGRNAHQISGREALDNEALYRHVPSIFAREAHDSRSERYVYVPTIDIVEGLRREGWFPFFAVQSVPRDGSRHGHAKHMLRLRRDDGIGKPEAAEVIIVNSHDGTSAYQMFAGMLRFVCTNSMIAGERFEEVRVPHKGNIQHDIIEGVYTVAEDFPRLIDASETMKEVRLSEEERRLLGEVSLVARYGEDESPLRPEQIIEPRRREDMGDSLWTTFNVIQENVVRGGLQGRKRNAEGRIRRSQTRAINGIDQNVTLNRALWTLAEGMQRLKA; encoded by the coding sequence ATGTGTCATCAGCTTGCCACCCGGTTCGGCCGCAACGCCCATCAGATCAGCGGCCGTGAGGCGCTCGACAACGAGGCGCTGTATCGGCACGTGCCGTCCATCTTCGCCCGCGAGGCGCACGACAGCCGTTCGGAGCGCTATGTCTATGTTCCGACCATCGACATCGTGGAGGGGCTGCGCCGGGAAGGATGGTTCCCTTTCTTCGCGGTTCAGTCGGTTCCGCGCGACGGCAGCCGCCACGGCCACGCCAAGCACATGCTGCGCCTGCGCCGGGACGACGGTATCGGCAAGCCCGAGGCGGCCGAAGTCATCATCGTCAACAGCCATGACGGGACCAGCGCCTATCAGATGTTCGCCGGGATGCTGCGGTTCGTCTGCACCAATAGCATGATCGCGGGCGAGCGGTTCGAGGAGGTCCGCGTGCCGCACAAGGGCAACATCCAGCACGATATAATCGAGGGTGTTTACACCGTGGCGGAGGACTTCCCCCGGCTGATCGACGCCAGCGAGACCATGAAGGAGGTTCGGCTTTCCGAGGAAGAGCGCCGCTTACTCGGCGAGGTCAGCCTGGTCGCGCGCTACGGAGAGGACGAAAGCCCGTTGCGGCCCGAGCAGATCATCGAGCCGCGCCGCCGCGAGGACATGGGTGACAGCCTGTGGACCACGTTCAACGTCATTCAGGAGAATGTCGTTCGGGGCGGATTACAGGGCCGCAAGCGCAATGCCGAGGGCCGTATCCGCCGCAGCCAGACCCGCGCCATCAACGGCATCGACCAGAACGTGACGCTCAATCGCGCGCTTTGGACACTGGCCGAAGGGATGCAGCGCCTCAAAGCCTAA
- a CDS encoding DUF2285 domain-containing protein: protein MLDAAPEGFETAAPVPPRALGALLADLAGIDGRHVVVADAAGEHRLWLRDPAPGKPLAAIIPLDKDFITRIASLLRFHRRLLGRTAGPLPRGWPLTAYRLARLDLMLRAIDLRQNGATYREIATALGRDDAARLSASDWKMSASRSFVVRLVRDGIAMMNGDYRKLLRIR from the coding sequence ATTCTCGACGCCGCGCCGGAGGGATTTGAGACCGCCGCCCCGGTCCCTCCGCGCGCGCTGGGCGCGCTGCTCGCCGACCTGGCCGGGATCGACGGCCGCCATGTCGTCGTCGCCGACGCGGCCGGCGAGCATCGGCTGTGGCTGCGCGATCCTGCACCGGGCAAGCCGCTCGCCGCGATCATTCCGCTCGACAAGGACTTCATCACCCGGATCGCGAGCCTGCTGCGCTTTCACCGGCGTCTGCTCGGCCGGACAGCCGGGCCGCTGCCGCGCGGCTGGCCGCTGACGGCCTATCGGCTCGCACGGCTCGACCTGATGCTCCGCGCGATAGACCTCCGTCAGAACGGCGCAACCTACCGCGAAATCGCGACAGCGCTGGGACGCGATGACGCTGCCCGTCTTTCCGCGAGCGACTGGAAAATGTCGGCCTCGCGGTCATTCGTCGTGCGCCTGGTCCGCGACGGCATCGCCATGATGAATGGCGACTATCGCAAGCTGCTCCGCATTCGTTGA
- a CDS encoding DUF2840 domain-containing protein — translation MTVPPSPMRHRQPSDDGMTRVELTWIEKRIEHWIRFGRVAVDEIVDRRRRIVQFRPGAIFAFVRWAANDYGTVSSRIDIVRAVGANEPFTTLPFVRPGGDILLKIEGWPKVSQVLAAIDATEAAGVDPCDAAPDHWRHVANRIAAGQQPRPYTIERHRAWLKRREIEG, via the coding sequence ATGACCGTCCCACCGTCGCCCATGCGCCACCGCCAGCCGTCCGATGACGGCATGACCCGCGTTGAACTGACCTGGATCGAGAAGCGGATCGAGCACTGGATCAGGTTCGGCCGCGTCGCGGTGGACGAAATCGTTGATCGCCGCCGCCGCATCGTCCAGTTCCGTCCCGGCGCGATCTTCGCGTTCGTCCGATGGGCGGCGAACGACTACGGCACGGTCAGCTCGCGCATTGACATCGTGCGCGCGGTCGGCGCGAACGAGCCGTTCACGACGCTCCCGTTCGTGCGGCCGGGCGGCGACATCCTGCTCAAGATCGAAGGCTGGCCCAAGGTCAGCCAAGTGCTCGCCGCGATCGACGCTACCGAGGCGGCCGGCGTCGATCCATGCGACGCCGCGCCCGATCACTGGCGGCATGTCGCCAACCGGATCGCGGCCGGACAGCAGCCGCGCCCCTACACGATTGAGCGTCATCGCGCCTGGCTTAAGCGCCGGGAGATCGAAGGATGA
- a CDS encoding S26 family signal peptidase translates to MTRRGWAIATASAASLFAASFLAVAVFDPFPRVVWNASASAPIGLYRIEPLPDPPHGALVAVKPPPALARWLAERGYLGERVPLLKHVAARPGQIVCRIDAVVSVDGRPVVVAQQRDGRGRTLPVWQGCRTLRAGELLMLNPDHADSMDGRYFGPLPASTVLGRATPILTRNTPDAPLTWR, encoded by the coding sequence ATGACGCGCCGTGGATGGGCCATTGCGACAGCATCCGCCGCGTCGCTGTTCGCCGCGTCGTTCCTCGCCGTGGCGGTGTTCGACCCGTTCCCGCGCGTCGTCTGGAACGCCAGCGCCAGCGCGCCGATCGGACTATACCGGATCGAGCCGCTGCCCGATCCGCCGCACGGTGCATTGGTCGCCGTGAAGCCGCCACCAGCGCTGGCGCGATGGCTGGCGGAGCGCGGCTATCTCGGCGAGCGTGTGCCGCTGTTGAAGCATGTCGCGGCGCGGCCGGGACAGATCGTGTGCCGCATCGACGCGGTGGTAAGCGTCGATGGGCGGCCCGTCGTCGTCGCCCAGCAGCGTGACGGCCGGGGCCGCACGCTGCCGGTCTGGCAAGGCTGCCGCACGCTGCGCGCCGGTGAGCTGCTGATGCTCAACCCCGACCACGCCGACAGCATGGACGGCCGCTATTTCGGGCCGCTGCCGGCCTCGACGGTGCTCGGCCGCGCCACGCCGATCCTCACCCGCAACACGCCCGACGCGCCGCTCACCTGGCGCTGA
- a CDS encoding relaxase/mobilization nuclease domain-containing protein, whose product MSEDSEFCVRPGKAKRSKAQGRNARGLVAEVLRVAAIHSSGRRTGGGPRRGGQSSFGRGRTAFARSRLFGSGRRVMVKMLPVTTRSRGGRRMAPLSAHVAYLKREGVTRDGSPTRMFDAAGDNADDRAFTDRCKDDRHHFRIIVSPEDAAELTDLREYTRDLMRQMETDLGTRLDWVAVDHWNTDNPHVHLLVRGQTDQGADLVISRDYISHNLRSRAQDLAFAELGPKPEHEVQRALDREVTAERWTRLDAEIQRSADELGVIDLRAERPGPDDPRLRRLMVGRLQHLETMGLTAEGEPGQWAVAEGAQAKLRELGARGDIIRTIGAALKDRGQDRSLDSYAVLSGAPDKPIAGRLIDKGLHDELTGTAYAVIDGTDGRTHHVRLPGIEALEHSPAIGGIVELRAIGKPGEPKPTLILATRSDLDLTAQIKAPGATWLDHRLIERGASVADRGFGAEARRAMDARTDHLVREGLARRYGERTVFERGLIDTLRRRELDAVGAKIASETGLAYRPTQAGEKIAGVVRQRLVLASGRFAMIDDGLGFRLVPWASALEQQLGRQVAGVIRDGGGLDLALGRKRGLGL is encoded by the coding sequence GTGAGCGAGGACAGCGAGTTCTGCGTCCGGCCGGGCAAGGCCAAGCGTAGCAAGGCGCAGGGGCGCAATGCGCGCGGTCTGGTGGCTGAGGTGCTGCGCGTCGCGGCGATCCACAGCAGCGGCAGGCGCACCGGGGGCGGGCCGCGCCGTGGCGGCCAGTCGAGTTTCGGCCGGGGCCGCACGGCGTTCGCGCGCAGTCGCCTGTTCGGCTCGGGCCGGCGAGTGATGGTCAAGATGCTGCCCGTCACCACGCGCAGTCGAGGCGGGCGGCGCATGGCGCCGCTGTCCGCGCACGTCGCCTATCTAAAGCGCGAGGGCGTGACCCGCGATGGCTCGCCGACCCGGATGTTCGACGCGGCCGGCGACAACGCAGACGATCGCGCCTTCACTGACCGTTGCAAGGACGATCGTCATCACTTCCGCATCATTGTATCGCCAGAGGATGCGGCCGAGCTGACGGACCTGCGCGAATACACGCGCGACCTCATGCGCCAAATGGAGACGGACCTGGGCACGCGGCTCGATTGGGTCGCGGTCGATCATTGGAACACCGACAATCCGCACGTCCATCTGCTTGTGCGCGGGCAGACCGACCAGGGTGCCGATCTCGTCATCTCCCGCGACTACATCAGCCACAATCTCCGGTCGCGCGCGCAAGACTTGGCTTTCGCCGAGCTGGGGCCGAAACCCGAACATGAGGTGCAGCGCGCGCTCGACCGCGAGGTGACGGCAGAACGCTGGACCCGGCTCGATGCCGAGATCCAGCGTTCTGCCGACGAGCTGGGCGTGATCGACCTGCGCGCCGAGCGGCCCGGCCCGGACGATCCGCGCCTCCGCCGGTTGATGGTCGGCAGGTTGCAGCATCTGGAAACGATGGGCCTCACTGCCGAGGGCGAGCCCGGCCAATGGGCCGTCGCCGAGGGCGCGCAGGCGAAGCTCCGCGAGTTGGGCGCGCGCGGCGACATCATCCGCACGATCGGCGCGGCGCTCAAGGACCGCGGGCAGGACCGGTCGCTCGACAGCTACGCGGTCCTCAGCGGCGCGCCCGACAAGCCGATCGCCGGCCGGTTGATCGACAAGGGGTTGCACGACGAGCTGACCGGCACGGCCTATGCGGTGATCGACGGCACAGACGGCCGCACGCATCATGTTCGGCTCCCCGGCATCGAGGCGCTAGAGCATAGCCCGGCGATCGGCGGTATCGTCGAGCTGCGCGCAATCGGCAAGCCCGGTGAGCCGAAACCGACCCTGATCCTTGCCACGCGGTCGGACCTCGACCTCACCGCGCAGATCAAGGCGCCCGGCGCGACGTGGCTCGACCATCGGCTGATCGAGCGCGGCGCGAGCGTCGCGGACAGAGGGTTCGGCGCCGAGGCGCGCCGCGCGATGGACGCGCGCACCGATCATCTTGTCCGCGAAGGACTGGCGCGCCGCTACGGCGAGCGGACCGTGTTCGAGCGCGGACTGATCGACACGCTGCGCCGCCGCGAGCTGGACGCCGTTGGCGCGAAGATCGCCAGCGAAACCGGGCTGGCCTATCGGCCGACGCAGGCCGGCGAGAAGATCGCCGGTGTCGTGCGGCAGCGTCTCGTGCTCGCCTCCGGCCGCTTCGCCATGATCGACGACGGTCTCGGCTTCCGCCTCGTGCCCTGGGCCAGCGCCCTCGAACAGCAGCTTGGCCGACAAGTCGCGGGCGTGATCCGCGATGGCGGCGGCCTCGACCTCGCGCTGGGCCGCAAACGCGGCCTCGGTCTGTAA
- a CDS encoding CopG family ribbon-helix-helix protein, giving the protein MATETKVLTAHVPLHLAEKVEAMASRLERSRGWVMKQALAAWVDQEEERHRMTLEAMEDVDAGRVIDHQAVRAWADSLGTDTPLPPPSA; this is encoded by the coding sequence ATGGCGACTGAGACAAAAGTGTTGACCGCACACGTCCCGCTGCACCTCGCGGAGAAGGTTGAAGCAATGGCCTCGCGGCTCGAACGCTCGCGTGGCTGGGTGATGAAACAGGCGCTCGCCGCCTGGGTTGATCAGGAGGAGGAGCGTCACCGCATGACGCTCGAAGCAATGGAAGATGTCGATGCCGGGCGCGTGATCGACCATCAGGCCGTGCGCGCTTGGGCGGACAGCCTCGGCACTGACACCCCGCTGCCGCCGCCTTCGGCATGA